From Tachyglossus aculeatus isolate mTacAcu1 chromosome 12 unlocalized genomic scaffold, mTacAcu1.pri SUPER_6_unloc_1, whole genome shotgun sequence, the proteins below share one genomic window:
- the PPP1R14D gene encoding protein phosphatase 1 regulatory subunit 14D, whose protein sequence is MLSSSSASCPAGVSQGGGGSARGPEGAKKGARRPVTFQAQPEAPEPPPHVKRPARRRNSQVTVRYDRGQLQRWLEVEEWVDARLRELYQEMPDDSEPEIDLEALMELPREEQKVRLQGLLSNCSRPTEEFISGLLSHLKKLRPLNQPQKYSDA, encoded by the exons ATGCTGTCCTCGAGCTCCGCTTCCTGCCCGGCCGGGGTCAGCCAGGGCGGAGGGGGGTCCGCGAGGGGACCGGAGGGGGCAAAAAAGGGGGCCCGTCGCCCTGTAACCTTCCAGGCCCAGCCAGAAGCCCCCGAGCCCCCACCTCACGTGAAGCGGCCGGCCCGGCGGCGAAACAGCCAGGTGACCGTCAGATATGACCGGGGGCAACTGCAGCGTTGGCTGGAGGTGGAGGAGTGGGTGGATGCCAGGCTGCGGGAGTTGTACCAG GAGATGCCTGATGATTCGGAGCCAGAGATTGACCTGGAAGCACTGATGGAGCTGCccagagaggagcagaaggttcggctgcag GGACTTCTCAGCAATTGTTCGCGGCCCACGGAG GAGTTCATCTCGGGGCTGCTCAGCCACCTCAAGAAACTCCGGCCACTCAATCAGCCTCAGAAGTACAGCGACGCTTGA